Within Sorghum bicolor cultivar BTx623 chromosome 2, Sorghum_bicolor_NCBIv3, whole genome shotgun sequence, the genomic segment CCTTGCACACTACCTATTTGATTCAATGCATGAACGGATCTGGATGTCATTTTTGACGATGTCTCTCATCATTTCACTCTTGCAGGACCTTAGTGTGCATACCCTTGCGTTCCATAGACCTCAGATCTCATCTACTCATCCAGAACGCGTCTCATTGCAGATTGTAAGCCATTCTCGTCCAATCTCTTATCTACTGCTTGCTTCCTTAGGGTTTCTCTCCTCTAGCTATTATGTTTACTTATGTATACCCTATCTATCCCATCTCTTGCAGTGGTTGAGTCACAGGTTGGTAGTTCATCAGTGACAGTCAAACTCTCGCGAGTACAGATTGAGGCCAAGCCTCTCGAGTGTCAGTTCACCATCTTTGGGTAGCATGACAGATTGTGATTGAGGGTTCTTGCAATAGCAcgttgcaagaacgtcagtTGTCTGATAGGTGGCAGTGGAGGCACTCCTGGGGGTGATGGGGGAGACAACAGACCTCATCGATTGACAGCTGCAGAGAAGGGCAAGGGGAAGAAGGTGCTAGCCAAGAAAAGGAAGGCTAGCGATCATGAGGCAGAGGTTGCTAGagcagtggcagcagcagcagaggccgcTGAGGCAGGCGGTCGTTCAGGCTCACTTCGGATTGGATCCAAGCTCTCGACCGCCCAGAGGCATGAAGCTGCATGCATCTCCACCTTGCACCATCATGCTTGGAGGTCGCCAGGTCTGGATAGATGTCATAGGGCCAGCTCAGGGTGAGGCACAGGAGGCAGAGGCACAGGCAGAGACAGAGGCTTAGCCGGAGGAGCAGCCCCTCCATAGGTCGACTCGCACTCGTACCCAGGCTACCTCTCAGTCTGGTATGCAGCGTCAGTCTTCTACACCTGCTCGCTCCACACTAGCTCCAGTTCCAGCACCAGCCTAGATTCACAAGGACTACACCAGAGCACCTACTTGAGAGATCTAGGAGCTGAGGTTTGCACCTTTACCCACCTGGTTTCTAGCTACCAGAGATTAGAGGGCACATGTTAGGTTCTATACAGTGGTTTAGGAGGACATGTATATGGCGTATGTCCACAGTCAGGCTCAGTTCAGAGAGCAGAGGGTTCTAGATCTTGAGGTGCTGGGCAATGTCATTGATCAGGACATTAGACCCTACTTGAGCTATCTACCAGGACTTGAAGGGCTTCTTGCACTACTAGGCACCTACATTGAGGAGTGGGTTAGAGAGTTCTATGCTTTAGTGTGGGTTGCACCAAATCATAGTTCCATCCACTACGCCCTGGCAAGCACTGACTATAGAGTTACAGCTGAGCGCGCTAGAGAGACTTGGGGTCTGACTGCCTATGACACCAAGATCTACGAGTTGTGCTATGCTGGTTACAAGCCCCCTCGTCATCCTCATGGTGGTGAGCTTCCTCCAGTCAACTTTATCTCACCATGCTTTTGCCAGCATTTCTCTAAGGGCTCGAGATGCTCTGTTGGAGGTCTTACTCGTCCAGCTCGTATCATGGACTTTGtgatgaggaagactcttctcctaAGGCCTGGATATTGTGATGGATTTACCAGGATTCAGCAGTGGCTGATTGCTCATCTAGTGGCTCAGAGAGAGTTTGACATCTAGGACTTGATTGTGTTAGAGATTGAGGACACTATAGCTGAGGGATTCAGGGGTCGTCAACAACTACCGTATGCTCACTAGTTGATATACCTTATTCTTCATGCTTGGGTAGATCTGCTACCACTCCACATTCAGAGGGAGCTAACCGACACAGTGACTGttttcccccactacgaccccaggaAGATGATGAGGACTCATGTGGACCTCTGAGCTCTAGCACCCCCTTCGGCACCACATGGCAGAGCTCCACCAGCTTCTCCTAGGGATACACGCAGTTCAGGAGCTGTCCCAGAGATAGGAGGAACATGACATTATTATAGGATCAGTGGCTAAtgcagaggccgaggaggagTTTGATTTCACCACTGATAGTTCCGATGGTGACTACCAGCTTCCTATTCTAGATCTTCCTTCGAGGCAGCATGACCACGAGGTTGGAGGCTCTTCCTCTTCCACTGACCCAACACTACTTGCCATTCTTTAGGGCATGAGGGCCAACCAGCAGAGGGCAGCCAAGGAGCAGGCACGATGTGACAGGGAGCAGGCTAccgtcaatgcagccatgcaggctagACAAGACGAGCTATAGAGGTAGCTGCTTGCTTTCCAAGAGTGGCAGTTAGCTTTTGTGGCCCAGCGGACAGCTCTGATGGCAGCACTCATGGCAGCTATAGGGATTACACTTCCACAGGTGCAGCTTCCAGGCATATCCCTTGTCAGGCCACCGACTCCAGCAGGACAACCTAGTGGGCTTCAGAGTCAGTCACCGCCACCTCTTCAGCTTTCTGCTCATAGTCAGCCGTTCACCACTCCACAGCACTAGGtgtctcagggtgctatctcttctggCTTTGAGCAGACACTCCAGTTCACTCTTCAGCACTCCGGTTTCACGCCACAGTCTGCCTCTGCTTCTCAGTTAGTTCTGGATTCTTCAGCGGGGTAGGACCTGTCCTTTTTGTAAAGTGCTCTGACTGGTATGCCTATGTTGATGGGAAATAAGACCTagttctatatactcaaaagcACGTCAATAGTCCTtgattgaaggaagataagcatcacatgaacatatttatcactaataaacttccacttgtactcttagcttgtttaatgcagggaagaaggaaatggagCCCTGTGGGCCCCATAACCTCGGTCGGCCGGCCATGGTTTGGGCCCACTAGGGGCTCCCCTTcatggcatactccaaggagtcaattccaacccttggatccaagtatgcttgccctcaacggttcaaacacttagcacatggatcgttgtgcccacatggaagcaagcaagtgtgcaaccagactcaactttggacaacacttcacatgacaagtggggacaccaccagGAGGCTAGTGGTGGGGTAGGGGCCCCAAAGGTCGGGCGGCCGACTGACCAATTGAGTCATGCCACCTGGTCCAGCCTCCCACCGATCTAGGGACCTTCTAGAAGGTCGGTGGGACCCACTATCATCCAAATGGCAGGTCGGCTgaccgacatgtgggccccaacttaagtcggttcactcccactaacatccccatgatgaacatgtgatggaaatccccaaccattgatcatatggcggttccaaggtcggtttgatccaacggtggagaagagggagcacgCGGATCACTGACGTGGtgttggagtagcccctactccatctctcccctataaatacccccttagagagcctagttaagcatgatgtatcttagtaagagctactcttagctaagtgtgagaatagagggaagagagtgaggagttccccgaggaggagtcctggcttgtcgggagtcttcttctaggagcgcctcagcggatgcttgtcttctagtaagtcttccttctagttgcctctcatctgagtacttccagtatttactttctgtcttagtttattttaagtatacaaccagtctactggcacattgctttgccttgtgtgaagtgctcgaaaccttagctgggtctagagtagtagaattagtgtagacgtggtgtctagactaagtctgcccttgtggacttcttgtcgcacctgaagaacgccagcagcgaagcgtgacaggcctctgctgcacattaggagttctcttcagtgtgttgttaggcaagttgcaaataatagtttgcatgcatggtagctgcctaaggaagtgtttcgccacacccttttcacctatcggccacaataagaagggagttaactcttaagtatacttaggatagcttagccagaagccaaatactagaaatacctctccacccaatcctaagccctttgatcatAATCCGACGACTCAATTGGTTTAGTTAGTCCACTTCTCGTTCCCCGTGAAAAATACGATGCCTGGAATACtcatggtgaagtgctacattgacCACCGTCCACTTGTGgtaaaaccgtttgccacttctggtgtcacatAAGCATTTCTGGGACTAacaatcctaggtagtgacgctaagaagagtcaacagCCTACTCCACCTCCACAGCAGGCTCCTGCAACTTTTACCTTaccagtcaccactacagagCGTCTATCGTCATTCGTGGCTTCATCTGACTAGCTAGCTCCTTCCTCCACTATATCAGAGACTTCAGCGATAGCCACTAAGTCTATGCCAGCCTCGTCCATAGGTCTTGAGACTCAAACAACGACACAGATAGCTACAGAGCACACCGAGCCGACCCAGACTACTTCACCAGCTCGTGCACCTTCAGAGGGTCAGACGACTTCTTCACAGTCCACTAGTGATCGCACAGATGATGACACAACTCAGTTTGAGGCAGTGCCACATGACTCCTCTGCTCCTTCTCCGCCTGCAGAtccttaggtttttggcgtttgatgccaaagggggagagtgaGAGTATGTTAGACTTAGAGGGAGCTAGTGAGTGGGTCTTTTGATTCTTTTGGGTGCTACACtttatgcatcatgtttacttcATCCATTGTGATCTACTTTGctttatggttgtgagacatgacactTGTGCTTTATGTGATAATATATGTCATGTGTTTTTGGCTCATATGTTTTTGCTTTCGTGTTTTTACTCCGATATCTTATGAGTCATATGTTGTTATATCCTGTTGTacacatctcacatatttggatgtaggatattaggcttggttgatataagcatgactaatcccTTTTTGATCTTATTGTCAcatgcttatagaaaccaagtcaCTTGAAAACCTCACTTCAAacatactcgaggttattgtcattaatcaccaaaaagggggagattgaaagcatctaggcccctaatgagtttcgatgattaatgacaatgttgattactataacTAACGTATGTTTtatagaggcaaagtcatttgtgttaggtcatggtaatggcAATCGATGGACTAAGTCGTTCATGTCGACTTAATGGTGGAAatcatttcggttttcaaaggatggttggacatcgtcgAGACTACACTAGGTCtaggtgccatatggtgaagaagggcacttagagtagtttaggactttgtttttcctttgaccgtactattaaggggggcattgaatgggtagcttgacctaggcaaGACTTTAGGtctaggtgtggtgcacacttggtaaatctAGCACTAGACAGCTCTAagaaagtccttagatcgagagaaccaaacttcattttggaaagttcacgtttcgacgaagtttgggtgctgaAACAGCactggacgctagcaccggacactctgtgagtgcgtccggtgatgcTGACGTGGGTCAGCGCATCtaggtgcctagggttaggcaccgaatGCACGCACCGAACTCGCCGGggtgcgtccggtcccataccgaGGGAGGTCTGCAGAGTGACCATGCACCGGATGCGGACACCGGACCCACCGTGGTGCATATGGTCCCGTACCCAAAGAGGGTTGCATTCTGCTCTCTCACTGGATGTGGATCAGGTGAATCTCGGACTCACTATGAGTGCGTCCAGTGCATGGTAGatgcaagtacagttagccattaATGGGCACCGGATGCTCTGCGGAGCGCATCCGGTGCAACATTGAGCGCGTCTGGTGCTCCCATTTTTCTAAGGAATTCGGGTGGCCGGCCCATGGAGttgatggggagtatttatactcctccatctCGTCCAtgggagctctcttgcccatttgttcaGTTGAAAAACACCTtctggtgcaagagagaagcaatagcctagagaggattgagaattgagtgttttcttgagtgaatccttctctagtgagttccaagaatTTAAGTGTGCATCCATCACTCTCTAGAgctttgtttgggtcaagtgagagttctttgcttgttactcttggtgatcgccatcacctagacggttcggtggtgattggaggcacgaagaccgcctagagttcttgtgggtggctcgtgtcaagcttgtgagcggttttgggcgattcaccgcgatggagtttcaaagaatcagcccgtagagagcacttcgTCGTTGcgtggaccaagggggagcaagacccttacgcgggtgctccaacgaggaccagtggagagtggcgactctccgatacctcggcaaaacatcgccgcgtTCTTCTTGCTCTCATCTTTTACTTTCTAGCACTTATTTTGAGCATTTACATTCCtaaaattgccatgctagaataggattggaactagattACAGAACTTTTATCTGGTAGCTCTCTAGAACACACATAGGCACAGGGGGTTGAATtgaagcttataggttgcttaaatttttagagaagccaaaTTCATcctcctcttgggcatcttgacccTTTCAACTGGTCGCCGAGCATCATCTCGTTCGAGGGGCTAGAAGCACCTTGGCCTCCTAGACGGCGGTGCCTTGGCCTCCTCGACGGCAGCAGGTCGTGTTGCCGTAGTTACCAGAGGAGGTCACCAGCTGGATCGAGGGGTTATTGGAAACAGTTgcgcgaggcgaggcgaggcgtgCGCACACCACCTTGATTTGCTAGGGGCCTGATGGGGCCACCACAGCAGAACAAAATCGAGTGAGGTCGAGCGGCGCCGGGCACTGGTTGATCTTGGCCTAGACCTCGTCCACTTCGAGACAATGGCGGCGGTAGGACGAACAACCCCTCCTCACCAATCCACTCCCACCGACTCCTCCATCGTTCTCACCCGTccctgtcgccatggccatcgGCATAAGATGGGATAGGATTAGGGGTCATTATCGGCGGGGAGGAGTAGGGAGGCGGCGGATGGGGAATTGGGGACTGAGCCGGGAGGAGCCGAGGAGGAATGTGATGATGGGTTTCTTTGTTCGCGCCGATGGGTTTCCTTGTGCGCGCGATGCGGGATGCGACGGGGATGAAAGCGCTAGTGGGGACGGGATTGTCGAGCAGAGGCTTTCCTTGTTTGTGCGACACCGGACGCTTGAGACGTGGATTGCAGGTGGCGGGCAGACGGATGAAACAAACAATTGTCGCACAAAAAATTGTACAtactttatttttttagttgtaggagattaaTAACTTCTGACCTATAGAATCACagttttaagatattgcagtaTTTGAAAACCGCATAATCCAAACATAGACGCGTTCAAATGGGGAAACAAAACCGCGGTCACGTGCTTAGCGTTCGCGTCAGTTGATGCAGAGAAGAAACGCAAGGAATTTTCTGTCGATCCCAAGAACAGAGGACGCGGCGCGGACGCTTTCAGAGAAGCGGGTGCGCGTACTCCGCACGGTCTTGGCACACGAAGAAAACACCACCGAGTGGGACTGGGATCCCGTGTCCCTCTGGTTTCGTTCACAaacccacccccccccccccccccccgcgcgtACCGAAACCAACCCTCCGTGTCACGAATGGGGTCAGCCCGCACGGGAACGCCGCAAGGGTAATCTCGTAACTTCCCCTGCGCACCCGCTTCGTCTCCCTATCCTCCTCGCCTTCGCCTAGATTCCTATCTCCACCGCGTTCGGGCTCCTCCCAACACCAGCCCCGCAGAACCAAACCCTAGCTGCGCTTCCCTCCTCCTCCAGATCCCGGCGCCCCGGACCCATGGCCGTGCTCGTTCCCAGCTCCAGCCTCTCTGCCCGGCGCCCCTCCGCACTCTAGCTCCGGATCGCCCGCGCACGCAAAGCCATGGAGCCCACCACAGCCGAGgacgccgcagccgcagccgccgcgCCGGACTCGTGGGAGACGGCCGACATCGACGGGCCCATGAGCCGGCTCATCCTCTCCGCGCGCCGCGTGTCCTCGTCGCCCGACCTCGCCGACGACCAGGACCCgccccagccgccgccgcctactCTGCAGCCGCAGAGCGGCCCGGCTTCCTCGGCTGCGCGCGAGGATTTGGTCGCTCAGGTCGATCAGTTCCTACGGGAGGCCCTCGAGAAACCAAGGGAGAGGCTTTCTGGTAAAATTCACGCCTCCCGAGTTAGTTTACCAATGGATTTGTCTGTTATGCGATTCTACTAATTTGGTGATTGGGTGACGAAAAGGTTAGCCTAGGATTCGTGCAGAGTGTTCCTTGCTTGTTTTGAGATGTAAACAGGCGGCTGGctgctttaggccttgtttagttcgcaaaatttttcgtttttggcactgtagcactttcgtttttatttgacaaacattgtccaatcatagagtaactaggctcaaaagattcatctcacaaattacagatatactgtgcaattagttttcatAGGACATATGGGCATATATGTTGTATTGTTGTACTTATATGCTGTGTGCTGTCTTTATGTACTTCATCCCAtatggcttgctactatagcgaGGCAACTAGGTATGTGGAAAATGTGACTGATGTATTCCATGCATTTTATGTCCTTTTAATATATGCAAACATACCTGGCCCTAAGGATAAGAGATTTATTCAACTATCAGATAGTAAAGTTCTATTCCAAAAAATATGAATTGCAGGAGTGTTTGTTCCAAGCAGCTAGTGCATCTGATTGTGGTGTGGTTCTACTACTGTTCATCTCAATTATCCTCAACTGGAACTTCACAATTTGACTGTTCCATTGCCTAATGCTTTAATTGACAAAATGCGCGGTCTTGTATTTGACTCCAGTCTATTCATTTCTGCAGTGCTAAGAATGGAGCAAGAAATTTTGAAGTTCATTCGTGACCCTAGGCGTACAGAGTTTGAATTCAATGGTCTTCCAACTTCGTATCTGCGTCTTGCTGCACATCGCCTGGCACAGCATTACTTCCTGCAGTCTATTGCCATACCAGACAACAGTTTGCCTGATGGAACTGGTTCGCGTATCATCCTCCGTAAGACATCATCCGAGTGCCGACTGCCTGCTGTCCGCCTTGCAGATATTCCAGTTAACCTGCCACAAGAAGAAAGCATCTCTGTGGCGAAAGTAGCTATTAAGCAGAGGCCTCAAAAGAATTTCCATGGCATGAACAGCTCAAGTGCTCACTCATCTAGAGAAAACCTCCAGAAAAGCGTCGAAGAAAGGAAAGAGGAATACAACAAGGCACGAGCGCGGATATTTAACAACAGCAATAGCAGTAGTGCTACTGATGGGAGATCAGCTGAGGAAGTGACTTTACCCAGTACTCTTCACAGGTCCACTTCCTTGGAGTTGAACTCAAGCAGTAGAATGGGCCAAGGGGCTGAAATTACTCTCGAAAGGAGCTTGACTACCACGTCAGCTAGCAGCAGGTCAAATAGAAGCAAGATTGATAAGGAGCCTGCAGTCAATAGAAGCAGGCAGAACAATAGGGTTGCAATTTTCAGAGACCGTGAGTCAGAGCGCAAGGATCCTGATTATGACAGAAGCTATGACAGGTCAGTTTCTTGTCTTGTTACACATGTCTTTGCTGCTATACTCCTAGCGCAACACGAACAAGAAAGCTTTTATGGTTATTTTTACCATGCTTCTGCTCCAATAGTTTCTTATGCATTGTATGTCACTGCCTTTTAAGTTTAGTGAAGTCCTACTTCATTTAACTATTGCCCTAAACTTTGAAGTCAACTGGCAAAATATCAGTTTGATTGCTAATGATGGGATGCTAAAGCATGGCAATAAGAGGATCATTTCTTATAGGAAACACTAAATCTTGTGATGTGCTTATTTTCTATTAAGTTGGTTAAGCTAGTTCGGATTACATGATACCTTTTTCTGTTCTTGTTCACTGTGGTCGACATACTTGATCCTTAGATATTCTTTTTACTCACCATGAGTGACTTGTACAGGTATATGCAAAGATTTGATCCTGGATTTGGATTTAGTGGAGGCCCATACACAATTCAACCCCTGTATGCCCCTGCTGTTAACTACAACACTGAATTCCCCCAGCTTGGTGCAGCACACCGATCACCTGTTGCTGTTGAACAGCAACCGCGCCCAATAGCTCAGCACATGCCTGCATCATGGTCAGTGGCTCAAGCATCTAATGCAATTGGCTATGGGCCAGATGGTGTCATGGGACCTTACAGCCCTGGCCATACTGGTGCACCTGTGAGATCGTCTGTTTTCATGCATGCTTCACAGCAATATGCCATACCTTCACGCCCTGGAGTCCCATTTGTACATCCACAGGAATCCATGGGACCATTTGCACAGGTCTGTATATGCATTTTTTTTCATCCTACGTGGTTCCTTTCATCCTTTGTTGATGAGTTGATATCTGCTTGAGTATTATTATAGAAGCTTATGAATTCACAGTTTATGGTTGGTATTCACTGTAATGGCATCATTCCTAGAAATCCTATTTCATTATATGTTATGCTCTGGGAGTATTTAACTTTGAATGAATTGAAACTCTTGAGATGCGCTAGTTAAATTTGCTTCTTCTCTAACATATTTCTTTTATTGGTACACAGACTCACCAACAACAACCTGATGCTAGTTTGCGCTTTGCCCGGCCCCGGTGAGGGGCCCGGGTATGCCTGCACCTGCCAGTGTGCAACGAACACATTATCCTTTGTTTTGCTGGCAGATGGTAGCAGGCATAAAAGAACCGAGAGGCGTAAGGCAGAGTCAGCCATCTGTTTGATATTGTCAGCCTGTGCGCACTCTCGGTGTAGTTGCTCCCTGCATACTGAGTGCAGGAGGGGCACTTTATACTCTGTTCTCCTTCAAGCAGAAGCCACTCGAGGTCAACCCCTCTAGTCCAATCCACAAGAAGCTGAGAGGTGAAGCATGGGCTGTGGGGCCACCTGCATGCCCCTTTCAGCTTCATTCTCAGCGCTGTTGTTTGCTCCTCATAGATTGAGATGCTGGAGGACATCTTGCCCTCATTGAATGGGCTCTGTTGTCAAAGGActtgtgatgatgatgaaagATTGGGATTGTGGAGTGAGCGAACGATCAGTGAGTAAAAGATTGGGACGGTCCAGTATGTGAACAGGCGACAGGGATGTGGGTTAGTGTAATTCTCACTTTCGTTTTGCCTAAAACTTTCGTTCTCTTGGCACTTTAGTAATGAAGATGAACCACATGCAGCTTTTAGCCCCATTGCCCATGGGATGGTTCCCGGTTGAGCTGAGGTGGCATGAAGACGATGTTGGGTCTTGCTTTACCTAGTGCAGGCGTGGCACCATTCTTGGTCAGGTTTAGAAGAGGAGGCATCTGTCGCAGCTGCTACTCACGTCGCTGGTGTTCTAAAGTTATTTCTAGTCAGTGCTGTGTTGTAAATCAATCCGTGTTAGTTTGAGTGACCAAACCAGTTTCTTGTACCATGTGCATGACAAGCAACGAGTCTAGTTAAGATGATGACGAATCATGTATACCTCAGTGACAGGTTTACTACAGTACAGTGTTCGGTGTTCGCATCTCCGTGGTTGTGCGTTTTATCTCGATCGTCTTTAAGGTTTCACCATTCTTTTTTAAAAGCAAAATCAAATTAGATATTACTGGAaactaataatatatatatacctttGGAAAAATCAAAATTAAGCTGTCAGTTTGGAAGCACCTTATTTGTTAGGctatgtttagattggagataaaaattttgccctgtttagattggagataaaaattttttaagtgtcacatcggatgtgttggAATGATTATAAATTTCCATTTGGCACTAACACGATGGGCCGGTCCGAGCACGACACTAAAAAGCACGGTCTAGGTACGGCACGGCCTGATGGTAGTGTCATGCCTGGGCCGCAACTTCGGCCCGTAGTGCCGGTACGGGTACGACACGGTTAATAGGCTGGCACGACGCTGACACGATTATTTCTATCGTCTGAAAGCCATGTATATAAACATCATACAACTCTTCCAAACCCTAACTTCCTAGTCAGCGGCGAAGACACATCCTTACTGCGGCCACTCTTTCTCCCGCCTGACTATACGACAGCGGTGGCGCTCGTCTTCTCCTTGAGGCAGGACGCAGAGAGCTTCTCGACTTCTCCCGAAGCCACGAGCCGACACGAGCACGATGGGCCACCGTGCCTATCGGCACGGCACGACACAGTTAAGGAGCCATAGTGCCATGCCTGGGCCGAGAGTTTGGCACGATGGCTCGAGATGGCACGGCACGATAGACATAGTGCCGTATAGTGCCAGGGCCGGGCCGCCCGTTTGGCCAAGGAAGGATGTCGAGagaaatttttagaaactaataaaaaacaaattacaaattgcaagataaatttattaagcataattaatctgccattagcacatgtaggttactgtagcacttaaggctaatcatagactagctaggattaaaagattcgtctcatgattttcaaccaaactgtgtaattagtttattttttttatctacatttaatgttcaatgcatgtgtctaaagattcaatgggatggatgaaaattttttgagtgggaaactaaacagagccttaagctaACGCGTCAGATTGAAGCGCAGATCCCTAAACAAcagttgtttttttttaatttttatgcTGTAAGTTTGACTATATTTATAGAAAATGTATATaacatttatatttttaaataaattcattgtgAAGATAGATCCAAGGATCTATTTAATAATATTAATTAATAgtagtattttttatataaaattagTTAAAGCTATTTCTTGTAAAATGAGAATAGAGGTTATTTAGGGACGAATGAAGCACATTCAAACGAACAATTACTACTTCGCATGTTACATTCTCACATTTTGTATGTTGATTCGTTGAAATGAACTAAAAATTAGGAGTTTGGAAAAGTAGTTTTTTTATCCACTATTGTTCGATTCTTGGTCTTGAAAGAATGACACGCCACGACAGTTGTCCTACGTGGTGCCACGTTAGCAACGAGTGAGGTAAATTGGACTTTCACGATAGTTAAGGTAGGTCAATTAGACTTTATAAAAAAGTTATAGAAATACATTTTCAACATATCTAAATATTTCTTTAGaataaatatgcatttgaaaaaaatactaaaagACTGATTTAATATGAGAAAATTCATGTAAATTTTGTTTTAACTCACAAAAAAATGAAACCACTTTTTTATTTTCCTAAAATCAAGCTCTACATTTTTATTTCTTCCTTAGAATTATTTGAATTTTTATATGATCTTCTGAAATTTGAAACTAGCCAAATATGAAACGAAGGATGCAAGTAAAAGGACAAATTCTAGCACACGGCTATGTGAATGATTGCACAACCACTATGCAAACTAAACTACAAAAACATTTTCTCTACAACAATGTCTAGCTTAACCATCAAGACATGCACGGGAAAGTTCAAACAAAATATAATCCAAGCTCTGATTGCACATTAACAACATGAACCACATGGCTTAACTCTGTGGctatattaggccttgtttagttgcacccaaaatctaaaaagttttcaaaatttttcatcacatcgaatcttgcgccacatgcatgaatcattaaatatagataaaaaataactaattatatagtttatctataatttacgagataaatattttgaacctaattataattagacaataattacccaataaaaacaaaagtgcagtacttaaaaaattttgctgTGGAACTAGGCCTTATCAGGGGACATCACAATGATGAGATGTGCATAATGATTGGACCATCAGCAG encodes:
- the LOC110433016 gene encoding R3H domain-containing protein 1-like — translated: MEPTTAEDAAAAAAAPDSWETADIDGPMSRLILSARRVSSSPDLADDQDPPQPPPPTLQPQSGPASSAAREDLVAQVDQFLREALEKPRERLSVLRMEQEILKFIRDPRRTEFEFNGLPTSYLRLAAHRLAQHYFLQSIAIPDNSLPDGTGSRIILRKTSSECRLPAVRLADIPVNLPQEESISVAKVAIKQRPQKNFHGMNSSSAHSSRENLQKSVEERKEEYNKARARIFNNSNSSSATDGRSAEEVTLPSTLHRSTSLELNSSSRMGQGAEITLERSLTTTSASSRSNRSKIDKEPAVNRSRQNNRVAIFRDRESERKDPDYDRSYDRYMQRFDPGFGFSGGPYTIQPLYAPAVNYNTEFPQLGAAHRSPVAVEQQPRPIAQHMPASWSVAQASNAIGYGPDGVMGPYSPGHTGAPVRSSVFMHASQQYAIPSRPGVPFVHPQESMGPFAQTHQQQPDASLRFARPR